Proteins co-encoded in one Fervidobacterium gondwanense DSM 13020 genomic window:
- a CDS encoding ABC transporter ATP-binding protein, whose amino-acid sequence MAQVLLEHVWKIYEGKVEAVKDANFTVEDKEFVVLLGPSGCGKTTTLRMIAGLEEITKGTIKIDNRIVNDVEPKDRDIAFVFQNYALYPHMTVYENMAFGLKLRKVPKDEIEKRVREAARILEIEHLLDRKPRQLSGGQRQRVAVGRAIVRNPKVFLFDEPLSNLDAKLRVQMRAELKKLHMRLEATIVYVTHDQVEAMTMADKIVIMKDGVIQQIGSPYEVYNRPANIFVAGFIGSPSMNFLNGKIIRGEGGLWVKTSGLKLKVPAEYEDKLANYIDKDIVFGIRPENIYDKMFAIAPKPENTAEVTVDVVEPLGSETLLHVVAGDDRLVARVNAKSQAKEGQKIDLVFDMTTMNIFDKDTEKELLHW is encoded by the coding sequence ATGGCACAGGTTTTGCTCGAACACGTATGGAAGATTTACGAAGGTAAGGTTGAAGCTGTAAAAGATGCAAACTTCACGGTTGAGGACAAAGAATTCGTGGTTCTGCTTGGACCATCAGGCTGTGGTAAAACAACAACACTCAGAATGATAGCTGGTCTTGAAGAAATAACTAAGGGTACTATAAAGATTGATAATCGCATAGTCAATGATGTTGAACCGAAAGATAGAGATATCGCTTTCGTTTTCCAGAACTATGCGTTGTATCCACATATGACTGTTTACGAAAACATGGCATTTGGTTTGAAGCTCAGAAAAGTACCAAAAGATGAGATCGAAAAACGTGTAAGAGAAGCAGCGAGAATTTTGGAAATTGAACACCTTCTTGATAGAAAGCCAAGACAACTTTCAGGTGGTCAAAGGCAAAGAGTTGCTGTCGGTAGGGCAATTGTTAGAAACCCAAAGGTATTCTTGTTTGATGAACCACTATCCAACCTTGACGCTAAGCTTCGTGTGCAGATGAGGGCTGAACTCAAGAAATTGCACATGAGGCTTGAGGCAACAATTGTTTACGTTACACACGACCAGGTCGAAGCTATGACAATGGCTGACAAAATTGTAATCATGAAAGACGGTGTTATCCAACAGATAGGAAGTCCGTATGAAGTTTACAACAGACCAGCTAACATTTTTGTTGCCGGTTTTATTGGAAGTCCTTCTATGAACTTCCTCAATGGAAAGATCATAAGAGGGGAAGGTGGGCTCTGGGTTAAAACAAGTGGTCTAAAACTGAAAGTACCTGCAGAATATGAAGACAAGTTAGCAAATTATATTGACAAAGATATAGTCTTCGGAATCAGGCCTGAAAACATATACGATAAGATGTTTGCAATCGCTCCGAAACCTGAAAACACGGCGGAAGTTACTGTCGATGTTGTTGAACCGCTTGGCAGTGAAACATTACTTCACGTAGTGGCCGGCGATGATAGACTTGTAGCAAGAGTTAATGCAAAGAGCCAAGCTAAGGAAGGACAAAAAATTGATCTCGTCTTCGACATGACAACTATGAACATATTCGATAAGGACACTGAGAAGGAGCTTCTCCACTGGTAA
- a CDS encoding MFS transporter, with product MNSSKKKAFYFVLLMGLVSLFSDITYEGARSLVGPYLGLLGASAVVVSAVAGLGELLGYTLRYLTGKLVDKTRKYWFFAILGYSVNLLVIPTLALTKHWTLAALLIVLERIGKALRKPAKDTITSFAGSQLGYGTTFALEEFLDQIGATIGPLIMSITIAQNIKLGTIDSYRKAFSFLAFPALITIGIIFIARVLVPEPEKMEKESVSSKSSQIKFDKAFYAYLIAISLIAFGFADFALIGYHVQKFGILSPALIPTAYMIAMIIDAFAALIFGRLFDKFGINILALSTFIAAFYSIFAFSQTSANVFIGAALWGIGMGAQESIMKATIAKLVSKEVRGTAYGFFNAIFGIAWFVGSAFLGLMYSLDIRYLIALSVATQVSAVVVIFYISKIKK from the coding sequence GTGAACTCTTCAAAAAAGAAGGCTTTTTATTTTGTACTCTTAATGGGGCTTGTGAGTTTATTCAGCGACATCACTTACGAAGGAGCAAGGAGCCTTGTAGGACCTTACCTTGGATTGCTTGGTGCATCAGCAGTAGTAGTTAGTGCCGTGGCTGGTCTTGGTGAGCTGTTGGGATACACGCTGAGATACCTAACAGGAAAGCTTGTTGACAAAACGAGGAAATATTGGTTTTTTGCGATATTAGGTTACTCTGTCAACTTACTTGTAATACCCACGCTTGCACTTACAAAACACTGGACTTTAGCGGCACTACTCATCGTGTTAGAACGTATTGGAAAGGCTTTAAGAAAGCCGGCAAAAGATACAATAACCTCATTTGCTGGCAGTCAGCTCGGATACGGAACTACCTTTGCTTTAGAGGAATTTCTTGACCAAATTGGAGCTACTATTGGTCCATTGATAATGAGTATAACGATAGCACAAAATATAAAACTTGGAACTATTGACTCTTACAGAAAAGCATTCTCATTTCTCGCGTTTCCTGCGTTAATAACAATCGGTATTATATTCATAGCAAGAGTTCTGGTTCCAGAGCCTGAGAAAATGGAAAAGGAATCGGTTTCTTCCAAAAGCAGTCAAATTAAATTTGACAAGGCGTTCTATGCGTATTTAATCGCAATATCACTTATCGCTTTTGGCTTTGCCGACTTTGCCCTGATTGGTTATCATGTTCAGAAGTTTGGTATATTGTCCCCAGCTCTGATACCAACAGCCTATATGATTGCGATGATAATTGATGCGTTTGCAGCACTCATATTCGGCAGACTGTTTGATAAGTTCGGTATAAATATATTGGCATTATCGACATTTATCGCGGCGTTTTATTCTATATTTGCGTTTTCGCAAACCTCGGCAAACGTGTTTATCGGTGCAGCTCTTTGGGGCATTGGAATGGGAGCGCAGGAATCCATAATGAAAGCTACGATTGCAAAGTTAGTTAGCAAAGAAGTGCGCGGTACAGCATACGGTTTCTTCAACGCGATATTCGGCATTGCTTGGTTTGTT
- a CDS encoding type II toxin-antitoxin system Phd/YefM family antitoxin translates to MRTKQEFLSLAEAKAKFSKVVDDSLNFDIIVTKNGKPTSVVISFDKYKKIMEFMERVWDLYLLDLGDPSLFKDLKLEEIFESETDEEGE, encoded by the coding sequence ATGAGAACTAAGCAAGAATTTCTCTCGTTGGCTGAGGCTAAGGCAAAGTTTTCGAAAGTTGTTGATGATTCCTTGAATTTTGATATTATTGTTACGAAGAATGGCAAACCCACATCGGTTGTAATCTCTTTTGATAAATACAAAAAGATCATGGAATTTATGGAAAGGGTGTGGGATTTGTATTTGTTGGATTTAGGTGATCCTTCGCTTTTCAAAGATTTAAAATTGGAGGAAATTTTTGAATCTGAAACTGATGAGGAGGGTGAGTAA
- a CDS encoding ROK family transcriptional regulator: MVNKKLNPVSMKRKNKKMVMRYLMEKGHATRSEIAHKTGLALSAIWRLMGELESENLIEVKNTSSGRGRKSLVYAPTTSFITSVIYNVEVKETIVAVGFLDGSWRIVENFLTPDNFGEFKRIVLDTFYRIQKNYRINSNITKVVFSLPGMVDYKRKLLICAPNLDWKDLNLQREFKEMGLEVLAENDANLSLLAELFFSNDVRESKVAFFLYFGEGIGGSIAVNGDIVRGKNSIAGEIGHVELSVSNTELEKLLSLSKILDRIESPTFHRNASLKDKFEYMKKLWYEGYPGVKHVVDDFIHQLALTVRNMGYLLNPDVIVFGGLINDIYETFSSEINDRLNQIIGADKIFDVNIRDTVFKEVPPSLVGANVLVLEDFLRSFD; the protein is encoded by the coding sequence ATGGTAAACAAGAAGCTTAATCCCGTATCTATGAAAAGAAAGAACAAAAAGATGGTAATGAGGTACCTAATGGAGAAAGGGCATGCCACGAGGAGCGAAATAGCTCATAAAACTGGACTTGCTTTAAGTGCAATCTGGAGATTAATGGGTGAGCTTGAATCCGAGAACCTTATTGAGGTTAAGAATACTTCGTCTGGCAGAGGTAGGAAATCTTTAGTCTATGCCCCTACAACTTCTTTCATAACATCGGTGATATACAACGTGGAAGTCAAGGAAACAATTGTAGCTGTCGGTTTTCTTGATGGGTCTTGGAGAATTGTGGAAAACTTTTTAACACCCGACAATTTTGGAGAGTTTAAGAGAATTGTGCTTGACACGTTTTATAGAATTCAAAAGAATTACAGAATCAATAGCAATATTACGAAAGTTGTTTTCTCTCTACCTGGAATGGTTGACTATAAGAGAAAGCTCCTAATCTGTGCTCCTAATTTAGACTGGAAAGATTTGAATCTTCAAAGGGAATTTAAAGAGATGGGTTTAGAGGTACTTGCCGAGAATGATGCAAACCTTTCTTTGCTTGCCGAATTGTTTTTCTCAAATGATGTCAGAGAATCTAAGGTTGCGTTTTTCCTGTACTTTGGTGAAGGTATAGGCGGCTCTATCGCTGTAAACGGTGATATTGTTAGGGGAAAGAATTCTATAGCAGGCGAAATTGGACATGTGGAGTTGAGTGTTAGCAATACTGAGCTCGAGAAATTACTTTCATTATCAAAAATTTTAGACAGAATAGAAAGTCCTACCTTTCATCGAAACGCATCGCTGAAAGATAAGTTTGAATACATGAAAAAACTGTGGTATGAAGGGTACCCTGGTGTTAAACACGTAGTAGATGATTTTATTCACCAACTGGCTTTAACCGTAAGGAATATGGGTTATCTTTTGAATCCCGATGTCATTGTTTTTGGCGGACTAATAAACGATATATATGAAACGTTTTCATCAGAGATAAATGATCGATTGAATCAAATTATTGGAGCAGATAAGATTTTTGATGTGAACATACGCGATACTGTTTTCAAAGAAGTTCCGCCCTCGCTTGTTGGTGCAAATGTTTTAGTTCTCGAGGATTTTTTGAGGTCTTTTGATTGA
- a CDS encoding TetR/AcrR family transcriptional regulator, whose protein sequence is MANKSSETREKILSAARKLFSEKGYDGVSMEDIAQASGVRKSLIYYYFPSKDVLFEEVWVSVIDELETELFSEAENEGSILKVIKKLIKKYVEFALNKQQLSKLIARERMHVLENESNFANAHKRYISLLSRLEKIFERGKNEGVLNNIDPSTATEIISTVDSIPRKSLLKSVEEFLVRVILKEKPEQSAHQ, encoded by the coding sequence TTGGCTAACAAGTCAAGCGAAACGCGGGAGAAGATACTTTCTGCTGCAAGGAAATTATTTTCAGAAAAAGGTTACGACGGAGTAAGTATGGAGGACATTGCGCAAGCCTCGGGCGTGCGCAAGTCCCTTATTTATTATTACTTTCCAAGTAAGGATGTTCTTTTCGAGGAAGTTTGGGTAAGTGTTATTGACGAGTTAGAGACAGAACTATTTTCCGAAGCAGAAAATGAAGGTAGCATTCTGAAAGTTATTAAGAAACTAATAAAGAAATACGTTGAGTTTGCCCTTAACAAGCAGCAGCTTAGTAAATTGATTGCTCGAGAGCGAATGCACGTACTTGAAAATGAGAGCAATTTTGCAAACGCACATAAGAGATATATCAGTCTGTTGAGTAGGCTTGAAAAGATTTTCGAAAGGGGTAAAAACGAAGGGGTTTTAAATAACATTGACCCGTCAACAGCAACTGAAATAATTTCGACTGTTGATTCAATTCCAAGAAAAAGTTTGTTAAAAAGTGTAGAAGAGTTTTTGGTAAGAGTTATTTTAAAGGAGAAGCCGGAACAGTCAGCACATCAATAA
- a CDS encoding radical SAM protein → MAVGGLKGLVYHQAGKMISSVMRKADTQTFAKLLFTVSALSKEPAKSGLKKLGLMAQEGHPMIKKWIEIFQKSSPKSVEKIINNLIINEFAIGEPTRQKIMHEEKVVLPKLGVISPTYACNLNCIGCYAGLYGRKYELTKDEVRNILKQGEELGIYFWVITGGEPFYWPHLMEILEEFNEHYFMIYSNGILINEEKAKKLSELGNATISISVEGFESETDWRRGHGVFKAIQNTWERLRRYGIPFGASVTATRVNHDIIMKDEFWNFLEENGVSYVWIYQFMPVGQDPVMDLVPTPKQRYERFFKTEQMRLSGRFAFVADFWNHGFLTHGCLSAGAKYFHVNAKGYVEPCVFQQFAVDSIREKSLLEIFKSPFFESYKRAIPFSNNLFRPCPIIDNPKVFRAMVKNFNAIPQHEGSEKTITELAPELDKLAAEWKEYADKLWYEYGYVERYPVNRGIYNYETRMKRYMNKEEALKVDKKLSL, encoded by the coding sequence ATGGCAGTTGGTGGATTAAAGGGTTTGGTTTATCATCAAGCTGGTAAGATGATTTCATCTGTGATGAGAAAGGCTGATACGCAAACGTTTGCGAAACTCCTTTTCACAGTTTCGGCACTGAGCAAGGAACCGGCAAAGAGCGGGCTTAAAAAGCTCGGCCTTATGGCACAAGAAGGACATCCAATGATTAAAAAGTGGATCGAGATATTCCAAAAGTCCTCTCCAAAATCCGTTGAAAAGATAATCAACAACCTTATAATCAACGAATTTGCAATCGGTGAACCAACGAGGCAAAAGATAATGCACGAAGAAAAAGTCGTTCTTCCGAAACTCGGTGTTATAAGTCCAACTTATGCTTGCAACTTGAACTGTATAGGATGTTACGCTGGTCTCTACGGTAGAAAGTACGAACTAACGAAAGACGAGGTTAGGAACATTCTTAAGCAAGGCGAAGAGCTCGGTATTTATTTCTGGGTAATCACCGGTGGTGAGCCTTTCTACTGGCCACATCTAATGGAAATTTTAGAAGAATTCAATGAACACTACTTCATGATTTACTCAAACGGTATCCTTATCAATGAAGAAAAGGCCAAGAAACTGTCTGAGCTTGGAAACGCAACGATTTCAATCTCCGTCGAAGGATTCGAGTCAGAAACGGACTGGAGGAGAGGACACGGTGTCTTCAAGGCAATACAGAACACTTGGGAAAGATTGAGAAGGTACGGTATACCTTTCGGTGCAAGTGTTACAGCAACGCGTGTCAACCACGATATAATCATGAAAGATGAATTCTGGAACTTCCTGGAAGAAAACGGCGTAAGTTACGTCTGGATTTACCAGTTCATGCCAGTTGGACAAGACCCAGTAATGGATCTTGTCCCAACTCCAAAGCAGAGATACGAAAGGTTCTTTAAGACAGAGCAGATGAGGCTGAGCGGTAGGTTTGCATTCGTTGCGGACTTTTGGAATCACGGCTTCTTAACTCATGGTTGTCTGTCTGCCGGAGCAAAGTATTTCCATGTCAACGCAAAAGGTTACGTTGAACCATGTGTTTTCCAGCAATTTGCTGTTGATAGCATAAGAGAGAAATCACTGCTAGAAATATTCAAATCTCCGTTCTTCGAATCATACAAGAGAGCGATTCCATTCTCGAATAACCTATTCAGACCATGCCCAATTATCGACAACCCAAAGGTGTTTAGAGCAATGGTTAAGAACTTCAATGCAATACCGCAGCACGAAGGTTCTGAAAAGACAATTACTGAATTAGCGCCAGAACTTGACAAGTTGGCAGCAGAGTGGAAAGAATACGCAGACAAATTATGGTATGAATATGGTTACGTTGAAAGGTATCCAGTAAACCGCGGAATTTATAATTACGAAACAAGAATGAAGCGATACATGAACAAAGAAGAGGCACTTAAAGTTGACAAAAAACTGTCCCTGTGA
- a CDS encoding 16S rRNA (uracil(1498)-N(3))-methyltransferase, with amino-acid sequence MPNLFYCMPKEDVVHFDEHEVTHMKVTRVKEGEVIEATDGNGGKYKVVVKKIDRNSAYGTVISYDFVPNTEGRLVLFAPSGRWERLRWTIEKAVELGVDEIYVFNNDRASRHYDDKIEKLELIVREASKQCVRYHFPVIKPVEFLDIFSLAPESTYILDFKGRKIPKRISKNIGLIAGPEGGFSQKELSILKKKFKSICLGKKILRFETAIILATGIFSMKLGKV; translated from the coding sequence TTGCCAAATCTATTCTATTGTATGCCAAAGGAAGATGTTGTTCATTTCGATGAGCACGAGGTAACACACATGAAAGTCACTCGTGTTAAAGAGGGGGAAGTTATTGAGGCAACTGACGGTAATGGTGGTAAGTATAAAGTTGTAGTGAAAAAAATAGACAGAAATTCGGCTTATGGAACAGTTATCAGCTATGATTTTGTTCCAAATACGGAAGGAAGACTTGTCTTATTTGCACCATCTGGACGTTGGGAACGACTCAGATGGACCATTGAAAAGGCTGTAGAACTCGGGGTAGACGAGATATACGTCTTTAACAATGATCGTGCATCAAGGCATTACGATGATAAAATTGAAAAGCTGGAACTGATTGTAAGAGAGGCTTCTAAACAATGCGTGAGATATCATTTTCCAGTAATTAAACCTGTCGAATTTCTTGATATTTTCTCCTTAGCACCGGAGAGTACGTATATTTTAGATTTCAAAGGTAGAAAGATCCCGAAAAGGATTTCAAAGAACATTGGATTAATTGCAGGACCTGAAGGAGGATTCTCCCAAAAAGAGCTTTCAATATTGAAAAAAAAGTTTAAAAGCATATGTCTTGGAAAAAAGATCCTAAGATTTGAAACGGCTATCATTCTTGCTACGGGAATATTCAGTATGAAGTTAGGGAAAGTATAG